The Streptomyces achromogenes DNA segment GAGTCGGCGGCGATGGAGATGGTGAGCGGGAGCAGCGAGGCGGGCGTCCGGCCGGCCCCCTCGGCCAGGGCCGCGGGCGAGGCACGGCTGGCCCGGCTGGCGTCCGGCCTCGGCCTCGGTGACCGAAGCGGCGTGTGCGTGGAGGCCTTCGGCGCGATGACGGGCTCCTGGGGCACGGCCACGGCCGCGCAACTGGCCGAGTCCGACGTGTCGTCCGACGGGTCGCCGATGGAGTTCGCGATCGGCCTCGACGACGACCCCGCGCTGCAGTTCGCGGTGGAGGCCCTGCGCCCGGGGGACTGCCCGGTGGACCGCGTCGTCTCCGCCCGCGCCACGATGGCCGGCCTGGTCCGCCGGTACGGAACGGACGAGCGGCGGTGGGCGCAGGTCGCCGACCTGTATCTGCCCGAGAAGCCGGCCACCGAGCACGTCGCGATGTTCGGCGCCGAGGTGCGACGGCAGGGGGACGCCCGGTTCAAGGTCTGGTTCTACCCGGCCGTCGGCGGGCCCGAGCGGGCCGCGGAGCTGTGCGAACGGGGTCTTGCCGCTGTCGGGCTCGGCGCGGCCTGGCCCGCGGTGACCGCGCACATGGCGCGGGGCGAGCGTCTTGACCGGCCGGTGATGTTCTCGCTCGACCTCTCGGCGGACCCCGAGGCGCGGGTCAAGCTGTACTTCCGGCACTACGCCACCGATGCCGACGGCCTGGCCGAACTCATGGCGCCGTACCCGGGTTTCGCGGCCGCCCCCGTGCGGCGGTTCTGCGAGACGATGCTGCCCGAGGCGGCCACCGACCTCTCCGCTCAACCCCCGGTCACCTGCCTGTCGTTCACCGGGGCGCGGCCCGCCGGGGCCGGCGGCGCGACCGTCTACCTCCCCATGTGGATCCACGCCCCGGACGACGAGGCGGTGCGCCGCCGGATGAAGGCGGCGCTGGCCGCCTGCGACCGGTCCTCCGGCCTCTACGAACGCGCGCTGCGCGAGGTGGCGTCCCGCCCGCTCGCCGCGGGCCGGGGCATCCACAATTACGTGGCCTGGCGTCCGGGCCCCGGCCGCCCCCGGCTCAAGGCGTACTTCTCGCCCGAACTGCGGCACACGGACCCGACGGCGCGGTACGCCCTCGAAGGGCGGGAATGACCGTCGAAAGGGCTGCCGCCCGTCACTGACAACGTGCCATAATCGGGCCTCGTGTATGAGCCTGTGGTCGACGCGTGGAAGCGATATTCGGGACTGGTGGACAGGCCCGGCACCCCCTGGCGTGTTCCGCCGGGGGTGCTGGCGGAAATCCATACCCGTTTCGGGCAGCTTGACCTGCTGATGGAATCCGTCGTGACGGTTCTGGATTCGTCGTGGGCATCGGCGGACGAAAGGCAGACCGCCGCCGACGAACGTCGGGTATTCCTTCGGGCATGGGACTGGGCGTCGGTGTACACCGACGCCTTCTACTTCTTCGGCTGGCGTACGGTCGACCTGCTCAACGGCACCGTGGGCGGCCCTCTGCCCTGCCTCGAACCGGTCCGGCCGGCCGGTCTCCTCGCAGTCCGCGACGTCCTCCACGAGCACCCTGAGAGCCAGGGCGCCTACTACCGGCACGGCCTCGAGCTCCGCGACGAGGCCCTGGAGAAGATCAGCCGCGCCGCGGACGTGCTCGCGGCGGGCGGCGACGGCACAGGGCCGGAGGGTACGGGGCCCGGCGGGCGGTGAAAGCACGGTGCCGGGGGCCATGAAAGCACGGCCGGGCGGGCGGTGAGCCCGCCCGGCACCTGGACCGAACCGTCACTTCAGCATCTCGACGACCGGTGCGAACGACTCCAGCCACGGTTCCAGGACCACGATGTAGCTGAGGCCGAACCGCTCCCGGTACTCCGTCAGCCGATCGGCGATCTCCCGCTGCGACCCGATCAGCCAGGCCGGCGCCGCGAGCAGCTGCTCGGGGGTGAAGTGGGCCAGCGGATGCCGCGCCCACTCCTCGGCGGTGCCCCGCGGATCGTCCGTGACGATCACCTGCTGCACCAGCAGGTTCAGTTCCACCTCCGCGACCCGGGCGCCCAACTGCTCGCGGACCAGGGCCACCCGCTCGCCCAGCTCTTCCGGGCTCGCCAGCTGCGGGAACTCCCCGCGCCCCGCGAAGATGCCGGTGAAGCCGATGATGTCGGCGTGCTCGGCGGCCAGCCGCAGCACCCGGTCGCCGTTGCCGGCCACCAGCAGCGGCGGGCCGCCGGGCCGCACCGGCCGGGGCGAGTGATCGGGGTTCACCATCAGCCCGCGCAACTCCTTGACCGTGCGCTCCAGTTGGCTGACGCGCTCACCGGCGGACGGGAACGGCACTCCGTCGGAACCGGTGCCCTGACGGATGGAGCCGGCCGCCAGCCCCACCTCCAGGCGGCCGTCGGTCAGCAGGTCGGCCGTGGCCGCCTCCCGGGCCAGCAGCACCGGGTTGTGGAACGCGGCGTTGAGGACGAAGGAGGTCACCCGGATCCGCTCGGTGGCCTCGGCCGCCGCCACCAGGGCGGGGAACGGGGCGGGCGCGCCCAGGTGGTCCGGCACGCCCAGCACATCGAATCCCAGGTCCTCGACCTTGCGGGACTTTTCTGCCCATTCACGCCGCGGCGCGGGCGTGACGAGATTGACGCCGAAACGGAACGGCCGATTCTCGGGAAGAGTCATGGGGCGACGTTAGCAGCGGAGCCGGAATCCGAAAATGAACGCGCTTTTGCGTCCACGACCGGTACTTCCGCGTCGGCTGTTCAAATTCTGCAATCTTGACACCGGCAAGGCCGTGATCGAGTCTCGGGACGAATGTCACTTGCCTTGTTTCCTTCATCGCGTGGGGAGAAGGAGTTTTTCGTGCGCCCAGAGCAAGCACCCGCCGAAACCACCGCGGGGAATTCGATACCTGCCCCGCCCTATTCCGAGGACGACGGAAAAGCGCTCCAGGACTGGTTCCGCGCCATGCGGGACGAACACCCCGTCCACCAGGACCCCGTGACCGGCGCCTGGATGGTTCTCCGGTACGCCGACGTCGTCACCGCCAGCCTGGACCACGCCACGTACTCCTCCGAACTGTGGCGGGCCTACCCGGCCGAGTGGGGCAAGGGAGACGCCTGGGGCCAGGGCCGACTCACCGAGATGGACCCGCCGAGGCACCGGCTGCTGCGAGCACTGATCGGCAAGGCGTTCAACCAGCGGACGGTCGCCGGCCTCGCCCCGGAGATCGAGGCCACCGTGGAACGCCTGCTGGACGCCGTCGACGGCAACCCCGAGATCGACGTGGCCCGCGATCTGGCCGACCCCCTGCCGGTCATGGTGATCGCCGAACTGATCGGGCTCCCCTTCGAGGACCGCGAGTTGCTGCGGGGCTGGGCGGACCGGCTGCTCTCCTTCGAGGCGGGCGACCTGGCCGGCGAGGAACTCGTCAAGGCGATCGACGCGGCGGGCGCCGAACTCCTCGCCTACCTGCGCGAGCACTACCGGCTACGGCGCGGCGCACCCAAGGACGACCTCTTCAGCAGGCTCGCGCAGGCCGAGGTGGACGGCGAACGGCTCACCGAGGAGGAGGTGGTCAACATCGGCAAACTGCTGCTCATCGGCGGGCACGTCACCACCGCCTGCTCACTCGCCAGCCTCGTCTTCGAGCTGCTGCGCCACCCCGACGCGCTGACCGCCGTACGGCAGGACGCGGGCCTGATACCGGCCGCCGTCGAGGAGTCGGTCCGCTACCGCCCCGCGGTGCCGAACAGCCTGCGACTGACCACTCGTGACACCGAACTCGGCACAGTCGCCATCCCCGCCGGGCAGTTCGTGTCGCTCTCCGCACTGTCGGCCAACCACGACGAGCGGCAGTTCGAGGAGCCCGAGCGCTTCGACATCCACCGGCAGCACAACCAGCACGTCGGCTTCGGGCAAGGCGTCCACTACTGCCTGGGCGCGCCCCTGGCCCGCACCGAGATCCGGATCGCGCTGACGGCGCTGCTGCGGCGGTACCCCGTCCTCGAGAGGACCGACGGCCCCCTCCAGTACTACCGGAACCCGAGCATCGCCGGTCTCAGGTCCTTCCCCGTCGCCGTCGCACGAGGCTGACGGCTACCGCCGCCGACGGCTCCCACCCCTCCGCCCGCCGCCGACTCCACAGCCACCACAACTCCGCCGCGTCGCGAACCACTCGGACCCCAGGGGCAGAAGAATTCATCATGCGATACGTTGACGAGCCGAACACGAGCGGACG contains these protein-coding regions:
- a CDS encoding tryptophan dimethylallyltransferase family protein codes for the protein MEMVSGSSEAGVRPAPSARAAGEARLARLASGLGLGDRSGVCVEAFGAMTGSWGTATAAQLAESDVSSDGSPMEFAIGLDDDPALQFAVEALRPGDCPVDRVVSARATMAGLVRRYGTDERRWAQVADLYLPEKPATEHVAMFGAEVRRQGDARFKVWFYPAVGGPERAAELCERGLAAVGLGAAWPAVTAHMARGERLDRPVMFSLDLSADPEARVKLYFRHYATDADGLAELMAPYPGFAAAPVRRFCETMLPEAATDLSAQPPVTCLSFTGARPAGAGGATVYLPMWIHAPDDEAVRRRMKAALAACDRSSGLYERALREVASRPLAAGRGIHNYVAWRPGPGRPRLKAYFSPELRHTDPTARYALEGRE
- a CDS encoding TIGR03621 family F420-dependent LLM class oxidoreductase; the protein is MTLPENRPFRFGVNLVTPAPRREWAEKSRKVEDLGFDVLGVPDHLGAPAPFPALVAAAEATERIRVTSFVLNAAFHNPVLLAREAATADLLTDGRLEVGLAAGSIRQGTGSDGVPFPSAGERVSQLERTVKELRGLMVNPDHSPRPVRPGGPPLLVAGNGDRVLRLAAEHADIIGFTGIFAGRGEFPQLASPEELGERVALVREQLGARVAEVELNLLVQQVIVTDDPRGTAEEWARHPLAHFTPEQLLAAPAWLIGSQREIADRLTEYRERFGLSYIVVLEPWLESFAPVVEMLK
- a CDS encoding cytochrome P450, with amino-acid sequence MRPEQAPAETTAGNSIPAPPYSEDDGKALQDWFRAMRDEHPVHQDPVTGAWMVLRYADVVTASLDHATYSSELWRAYPAEWGKGDAWGQGRLTEMDPPRHRLLRALIGKAFNQRTVAGLAPEIEATVERLLDAVDGNPEIDVARDLADPLPVMVIAELIGLPFEDRELLRGWADRLLSFEAGDLAGEELVKAIDAAGAELLAYLREHYRLRRGAPKDDLFSRLAQAEVDGERLTEEEVVNIGKLLLIGGHVTTACSLASLVFELLRHPDALTAVRQDAGLIPAAVEESVRYRPAVPNSLRLTTRDTELGTVAIPAGQFVSLSALSANHDERQFEEPERFDIHRQHNQHVGFGQGVHYCLGAPLARTEIRIALTALLRRYPVLERTDGPLQYYRNPSIAGLRSFPVAVARG